The Rhodoferax ferrireducens T118 DNA segment GGCCGTTCGCCTGTTCGGCAACATGATGAGCGGGGCAATGATTATCGGTATTCTGCTCACTATCACGCCCTTTATCTTTCCGATCGTCATGACGGCGCTCGGCCTGCTCACCGGCATGGTGCAGGCCTATATCTTCAGCATCCTGGCCGCCGTTTACATCGCGGCCGCCACGCGGGGCCGCAAGCCAAAGCCTGAACCCGGTGAAAAACATTGAAGCACGAATTACTACGACCTAAGGAAATACTATGGATAGCTTGACAATCATCGCGGTGGCATCAATTGTCATTGCCGGCATTACCACCGGTTTCGGTTGTATGGGCCCTGCGCTGGCGGAAGGGCGGGCAGTCGCGACAGCGCTAACTGCACTATCGCAGCAGCCCGACGCCTCCGCCACTATCACCCGGACCCTGTTTGTCGGTCTGGCGATGATCGAATCCACCGCGATCTACTGCTTCGTGGTCTCGATGATTCTCATTTTCGCCAATCCGTTCTGGAATCACGTCATCGCCCAAACAGCGGGAAAGTAAGCCATGCTGATCGATTGGTTCACGGTCGTCGCGCAGGCACTCAACTTCCTCATTCTGGTATGGTTGCTGAAGCGTTTTCTTTACCAGCCCATCCTCGACGCCATCGACGCACGGGAAAAGCGGATCGCATTGGAACTCGCGGACGCCGATACGAAAAGGGCCGATGCGAAAAGGGAACGTGACGAGTTCCAGCAAAAGAACGAGGTCTTCGATCAGCAGCGCGCCGCGCTTCTCGGCAAGGCAATGGAAGAAGCGAAGACTGAACGTCAGCGACTGCTCGACGACGCGCGGCACGCCGCCGACGCCTTGGCTACCAAGCGGCAGGAAGCGCTGAGAAGCGCGCAGCGGAGCATGAGCGAAGCGCTCAGCCACCGGGCGCGCGACGAGGTTTTTGCCATTGCACGCAAGGCGCTGGGCGATCTCGCTACGACGAGTCTGGAAGAACGGATGGGCGAAGTGTTCACCCGCCGCTTGCGCGAGATGGACGCCAAGGCGAAAGCAGCGCTGGGCGAGGCGCTCAAGACAGCGTCTGAACCCGCGCTCGTGCGCAGCGCGTTCGAGCTGCCCGCAGATCAACGCGCAGCGATTCAAAATGCGATCAACGAAACCTTCTCGGCTGACATACCCCTGCACTTCGCGACCGCGCCGGAAGTGGTCTGCGGAATCGAACTTAGTACGAATGGACAAAAGGTGGGGTGGAGCATCACCGATTATCTGGCGTCGCTGGAAAAGGGTGTCGACGAACTTCTGAAAGAGAGGGACAAAGCTGAACCCCAGTCCGAGTTGACAAGGCAGATCCGCAAGCGCGCCTATGAGCTCTACGAACAGCAAGGCCGTAAGGAGGGTAGAGCAGTACAGAACTGGGATAAGGCGGAGAGCGAGATTCGGAAAGAGAATCTTAGTCCCGCCAAAACCGAGCCTCCGCCTGAAGCCAAAGCCAAACCGAAGCCTGAAGAACCTAAGCCCGAGATCGGGAGCCCATGAACATGGAACCTGCGGAGGACCTGCAAAAGGTTTTCGACAAAGCGTTCGCGGGTATGCGCGAAGCGCGGGAGGCATTCGCGCCGAGTCTTGCGCCACGGGAAGTTGGCACGATCACCAGCATCGCCACCGGGATTGCGAAGGTGTCCGGGCTCCCCGGCGTGGGTTTTGACGAGCTGGTGAAATTTCCCG contains these protein-coding regions:
- a CDS encoding F0F1 ATP synthase subunit C → MDSLTIIAVASIVIAGITTGFGCMGPALAEGRAVATALTALSQQPDASATITRTLFVGLAMIESTAIYCFVVSMILIFANPFWNHVIAQTAGK
- a CDS encoding DUF2934 domain-containing protein, coding for MLIDWFTVVAQALNFLILVWLLKRFLYQPILDAIDAREKRIALELADADTKRADAKRERDEFQQKNEVFDQQRAALLGKAMEEAKTERQRLLDDARHAADALATKRQEALRSAQRSMSEALSHRARDEVFAIARKALGDLATTSLEERMGEVFTRRLREMDAKAKAALGEALKTASEPALVRSAFELPADQRAAIQNAINETFSADIPLHFATAPEVVCGIELSTNGQKVGWSITDYLASLEKGVDELLKERDKAEPQSELTRQIRKRAYELYEQQGRKEGRAVQNWDKAESEIRKENLSPAKTEPPPEAKAKPKPEEPKPEIGSP